DNA sequence from the Salvelinus alpinus chromosome 7, SLU_Salpinus.1, whole genome shotgun sequence genome:
gtctgttgtccgggcctctggcagtctctatgggggtgccacagggttcaattcttggaccgactctcttctctgtatacatcaatgatgtcgctcttgctgctggtgattctctgatccacctctacgcagacgacactattctgtatacttctggcccttcttttgacactgtgttaacaactctccaggcgagcttcaatgccatacaactctccttccgtggcctccaactgctcttaaatacaagtaaaaccaaatgcatgctcttcaaccgatcgctgcctgcccctgcccgcctgtccaacatcactactttggacggttctgacttagaatatgtggacaactacaaatacctaggtgtctggttagactgtaaactctccttccagactcacatcaaacatctccaatccaaagtcaaatctagaattggcttcctattccgcaacaaagcatcctttactcatgctgccaaacatacccttgtaaaactgaccatcctaccaatcctcgacttcggtgatgtcatttacaaaatagcctccaaaaccctactcaataaattggatgcagtctatcacagtgccatccgttttgtcaccaaagccccatatactacccaccactgcgacctgtacactctcgttggctggccctcgcttcatactcgtcgccaaacccactggttccaggtcatctacaagaccctgctaggtaaagtccccccttatctctgctcgctggtcaccatagcagcacctatctgtagcacgcgctccagcaggtatatctctctagtcacccccaaaaccaattcttcctttggacgcctctccttccagttctctgctgccaatgactggaacgaactacaaaaatctctgaaattggaaacacctatctccctcactagctttaagcaccagctgtcagagcagctcatagattactgcacctgtacataacccatctacaatttagcccaaacaactacctctttacctactgtatttattttattaatttattttgctcctttgcaccccattattttctgtctctactttgcactttcttccgctgcaaaccaaccattccagggtttttttttttagttttattttacttgctgtgttgtattcacttcacctccatggccttttatatttttatttatttattttatttatttatacatatatttgtttgccttcacctcccttatctcacctcacttgctcacattgtatatagacttatttttttttcactgtattattgactatatgtttgttttactccatgtgtaactatgtgttgttgtatgtgtcgaactgctttgctttatcttggccaggtcgcaattgtaaatgagaacgtgttctcaatttgcctacctggttaaataaaggttaaataaataaataaataaaaaaggtgcacccatgaccagctcggaaaccagattgcatagcggagaaggtacggtgagatttgaaatggtcggtgatctgtttgttaacttggctttcgaagaccttagaaaggcagggtaggatggctATAGgcctgtagcagtttgggtctagagtgtgtccccctttgaagaagggggatgaccgcggcagctttccagtctttggggatctcagacgatatgaggTTAAACAGGCTAGTAATGGGGATTGTAACAATTGTGGTGGATCATTTtcgaaagagagggtccagattgtctagcccggctgatttagtaggggtccagattttgcagctctttcagaacatcagctatctggatttgggtgaaggagaaatggggaggcttgggcaagttgctgtggggggatgcagggctgttgaccggggtagccaggtggaaagcatggccagccgtagagaaatgcttattgaaaatcTCAATTATCGTTgctttatcggtggtgacagtgcagggagcagctgggaggaggtgctcttattctccatggactttacagcgccccagaactttttggagttagtgctacaggatgcaaatttctgtttgaaaaatgtagcctttgctttcctaactgcctgtgtatattggttcctaacttccctgaaaagtggcATATCGCGGGgtctatttgatgctaatgcagtatgccacaggatgtttttgtgctggtcaagtctggagtgaaccaagagctatatctgttcctggttctacattttttgaatggggcgtgcttatttaagatgttgaggaaagcactttttaaagaataaccaggcatcctctactgacggaatgaggtcaatagcCTTCCAGGATATCTGGGCCAGGTcggttagaaaggcctgctcgctgaagtgttttgggTAGAGTTTGAcagagatgaggggtggttgtttgatcgcagacccattacggacgcaggcaatgaggcagtgatcgctgagatcctggttgaagacagcagaggtgtatttggagggcaggttggttaggatgatatctatgagggtgcctgtgtttacggatttggggtcgTACCTCGTAGGTtctttgataatttgtgtgagattgagagcatcaagcttagattgtaggatttccggggtgttaagcatgtctcagtttaggtcacctaacagcacgagctctgaagatagatggggggggcaatcaattcacatatggtgccctagggcacagctgggggctgaacatggtctgcggttggtgaggctggttggatgcactgccaaattctctaaaacaaattTGGATGTGGTTCATTGTagtgaaattaacattacattttctggcaaccGCTCTGGCGGACATTActacagtcaacatgccaattgcacactccctcaacttgagacatctggtgcacctgtctaatgatcatgctgtttaatcagcttcttgatgtgccacacctgtcaggtggctgggttcttggcaaatgagaaatgctcactatcaGTGTCGTAAAaagaatttgtgcacaaaatttgagaaattATTTTtgacataggaccaacactttacatgttttatttttggtCAGTATATTATAATTACCAATATAAAAATGAATTGTATACAGTTTCTTACCTTAATATTGTTCTCAATGGCAGAGCTGTCAAAGTTGTGAGAAACCTTTCAGGTCTGGTGGAGGCGAGGTGCCTCCCAGTGGCAGCATTCACTTTGTCTCCCCGCCAAAACATTTGGTAAATCCTGCCAAGATTGCGCAACCCATATCGTTAATAAACATTGTTCAAGATCAAAATCTGAAAAATAGAGATGTTTCTATGTTAAATGAACATGTTTAACATTAGTGGATTAAATAAATCTCTTTAGTTAGGATTACTTAGTGTTTCCAGTCCCCTTTAAGACGCcttaatgtttcatctgtaggtgctacaaTGCAAACATTGGTGTGATGTAAAGCTTTACAGCTTGATCTGTAATGTGATTATTAtttagattaaaaaatatatttaatctatGAAGATTGAAAAAAATATTAACTTGAATGTTATCCTACATTTAGCCCCTGTTCCTCCCATTTGTTCCATATTGGGTCTATCCTATTATGGTTTAACTCATAAAATATTCAGTTATTTAACCTAGTCATAGCTGCAGCCTTTGCCTGTTGGGCGTATCTAATTTTGTTTGTACATTGATTTGATTATGGGAATTTCTATTTCTACCCTACAGGCCACTGACAAGGACAATCTGAACCTCACTGCCAATGATCTCTGGGGTCACGAACATGTTTCTGCTTTGAAGCATAAAGTACAGAATCTGCCACCTGGCTCTGTGGAGCAAAGAAGTACCCAAGAGACACCAGCAGTGTCAATTAGTCCCATTCCACTGATGTCAGGCCTATTGATGCTAAATTAAGCAACCAATTTGCAAGGAAGATCCCATTTAGTCTGAAAGCAGCCCAGAGATAACCAGTCAGACAGCGCAACTGAATTGTCCAACTATCCACCTTGAGTGCACCGGGCCAAATACAGACGTCTCCTGAATGTCACTCCATATGGAGACTCTGCCAGACTCTAGTGTTATAAGTGGAGAAACTTCACCTCTTaaagacagctgtcattcatctACACCATCACAGCACAGTGGTATCAGTGGGGAGCCCAGAGCCAAGCGGTGGTCCTCTAACCAAAGAACCATGCTCACCCCTATTTTACAACCCATCCATCTGGGATTCAACGGGCAGAAGTCCCGTTCCCCAATTTTGAGTCCCATGCATGCCTCAAAGATCTTCAGGATTCAAGATGAAACTTTACCGAACTGCACCGGAGAAAGTTTATTTGAGGACACTATAGACTCCTGCTTTTTGCCTATGGTGGAGCCCACCATTGGCAGCTCTACAATGGATTTGTCACACACACCTCCGGAGAATTGCATTTCTATgaaagagagttttactaaaccagAGGATGCAAATAAAGATTTGCAAAGGGGCTCAAATTTTTGTCTCAGTTTGCAGGGAAGTCCTACACCAACAGCTCTCAGGGAGACTATATCAATCAATAGCTGTTCCAGAGCTTCCCTGGAGGGCACACATGACATATCTGCATTCGAGGGCAGCAAAGAAAGTCTGCATTCCTTAGAACATAAGGTACAGAACCTGACCACCAATGTTGCTGTGTCTGCTGTGGTCCGAAAATCAAGTGTTGCCTCTTTCTGTCACTCAAATGCTAATGTCACACACATAATTTGCCCTGATAGTGAGATGTCTGCGTCCTGTACGGTGCCATTGTCCTCGTCAACATCTGGTTCCTTGTGTGATGACAAGAGGGTGAACAATGGCACCTTTGAGCTTATGGTTGAACCAACACTGGAGCCCAAAACTGAGACCAATGAGCCCAATGTCACGACTACTGCGCTGGAGTCTGTGGAGATTAGTAGGCCAATGAAAGACACCTTTGAAGCTTGCCCTCCTATGAAGTTCAATACAACCACTGAGCAAGAGACTTATGATGGTACCAAACAACTTCTAAACAATACTTTTCGTACTAACCCTCATTTAAATGCAACCACTGAGCCAGTGACCATTGTTGGCAATGCACGCCCCTCTTTTCAAACTGACCACGAACCAACAAAAAGTTCTGAAGTCGATGTCCGTGACCATACGGTACAGTCCCAACCAGGCCCGTCCGGGAGAGATGGTGACCCCTTCACCTTGGATGATACGCTGGAGTTGGGTCCCAACTTTCTGCTCACATCCACGCCCATGGTTACATCTAAGGCTTTAAGGAAACCGGAGAGACCCTCAGATGTGTGGAAAAGGTTATCTTCGGGCTTCCTGCCAAAACCAGCCAAaccacctgctgtctctaaactCGCCACTTATAGGAAGACGTTCCTTCAGCCCCCGAGTGTCACCTCCAATCCCAAATCACTGCTACCCCCACTGAGATCTGTGTCCCAGCTTCCATCACTGACTTGCCCACCAAAGACCAAGACAGCCCCCGTGGCTTCAGCCCCCTCGGAGCCATCCTCCTCTGCCATACCCAGCACAAGATGCAAAACACGAGCAGATGCCTCGGGACATGCTGCGGTCACTGTTTCTCAGCAGGTAGGCTATGGGGAATGCTAAGTGGTTGCATCTGAAAAGgatatatttattttaaaaattctAAACATTTTAATATGAAGGCTATATTTATGAGTTTGATATTATCCTCTACCAATCCATCCACTGTATTTAGTAAGATTGAATCAACAGATTGTACAACGCTATCCAGTCAGTTCTTTTCCTCAATTTCTCTCCTAGGCCTCGACAGAAAGTACTTCCAGTAGTAGGCGTAGCACAATTGCAGGTGAGTAGCTGTTCCTTTGAATCTTTTGGGTATGTATGGCTCTGTCTCAAAGTTTAAACCTTTCCTCGTATCTTATCCTCTGCTGATTACTGATTTGGCAGAACATGGCAGGTGAAAGCAATATAGTGGAAACTTATCTTTTCCTTTTACCTCTGTGTTCATGAAGGAAAGGATATGAGGAGAAGAAGCCATTTTAGAGTACTGAGACAGCCTAAAGGGAATCTCAGTCATACTTCCCTGATTCCTTACATCCTCTTTCTCAAACGCATTTGATAAAAAGGTtctagggaaggaggaggaggagcaggaggaggaggcggcAGCGGCGAAGAATCAAGAGATACAATTTAAGATTGACGTCTttagacacagtgcattcggaaagtattcagacccctggactttttccacattttgttacagccttaatctaaaatggctTAAATTTTAAAGTCATCAATCAACACACtatctcataatgacaaagtgaaaacaggtttagacatttttgcacatttattgcaaaacaaaaaaacaccttatttacttaagtattcagaccctttgctatgagacttgaaattgagctcggatgcatcctgtttccattgatcatttacatttacatttaagtaatttagcagacgctcttatccagagcgacttacaaattggtgcattcaccttatgatatccagtggaacaactactttacaatagtgcatctaactcttttaaggggggggggggttagaatgattactttatcctatcctaggtattccttaaagaggtggggtttcaggtgtctccggaaggtggtgattgactccgctgacctggcgtcgtgagggagtttgttccaccattggggtgccagagcagcgaacagttttgactgggctgagcgggaactgtacttcctcagaggtagggatgcgagcaggccagaggtggatgaacgcagtgcccttgtttgggtgtagggcctgatcagagcctgaaggtacggaggtgccgttcccctcacagctccgtaggcaagcaccatggtcttgtagcggatgcgagcttcaactggaagccagtggagagagcggaggagcggggtgacgtgagagaacttggggaggttgaacaccagacgggctgcggcgttctggatgagttgtaggggtttaatggcacaggcagggagcccagccaacagcgagttgcagtaatccagacgggagatgacaagtgcctggattaggacctgcgccgcttcctgtgtgaggcagggtcgtactctgcgaatgttgtagagcatgaaccttcaggaacgggtcaccgccttgatgttagttgagaacgacagggtgttgtccaggatcacgccaaggttcttagcactctgggaggaggacacaatggagttgtcaaccgtgatggcgagatcatggaacgggcagtccttccccgggaggaagagcagctccgtcttgccgaggttcagcttgaggtggtgatccgtcatccacactgaaatgtctgccagacatgcagagatgcgattcgccacctggttatcagaagggggaaaggagaagattaattgtgtgtcgtctctgcatagcaatgataggagagaccatgtgaggatatgacagagccaagtgacttggtgtatagcgagaataggagagggcctagaacagagccctgggggactcAGGgactaaggctgtaacgtaacaaaatgtgaaataggggaaggggtctgaatactttctgaaagcactgccaagttattgttactcattgtgtatttattattacatgttttacttttctattattgttctattttctttctctgcatTCTTAGGAAGGGCCAGTaataaagcatttcactgtttgtctacacctgtttacaaagcatgtgacactTTTTTGTTTTGATTCCCTCAGTCATCACCTCTAATTTATTGTTGAATTTATAGAATCCAAGCTGACGAGCACTGGCCTGAGGAAACCTCAATCCTATGGCACTCAGAGATCCATAGCTAGCCTCAGGCATCCTGCAGTAAGAGCTATGGCAACCCACTCCACTGAAAACCCCAGCCTCTCTTCAGGTATGAACAGCATTGTATGAGAGTGTTGGAATTAAACCTAACTGCCCAGTATGAGAATCTTAAAAGCTTGATCCCACAGcttcatgtacagtgcatttggaaaatattcagaccccttgactttttccagattttgttgcgtaataaaattaaataatttccccctcaatctacacacaacacaatAGATAATGACAACGCGAAAACAAGTTTATCAAATTTtccaaatttataaaaaataaacagataccttatttacgtaagtattctgaccctttgctatgagactccaaattgagctcaggtgcatcctgtttccattgatcatccttgagatgtttctacaacttgattggagtccacctgtggtaaattcaattgattggacatgatttggaaagaaacacacctgtctatagaaggtcccacagttgaccctgcagcactccaccaatcaggcctatatggtagagtggccagatagaagccactctttattaaaaggcacatgacagcccgcttggagttttccaaaagcacCACTTTtttctcacctttatttaaccaggtaggctagttgagaacaagttctcatttgcaactgcgacctggccaagataaagcatagcaattcgacacatacaacaacagagttacacatggaataaacaaaacgtacagtcaataatacagtagaacaaagaaaacaaagtctatatacagtgagtgcaaatgaggtaagataagggagttaattaaggcaataaataggccatggtggcgaagtaattacaatatagcaattaaagaCTGGAAttgtagatgtgcagaagacgaatgtgcaagtagagatactggggtgcaaaggagcaagataaatacagtatggggatgaggtaggtagatagataggctgtttacagatgggctatgtacaggtgcagtgatatgtgagctgctctgacagctggtgcttaaagctagtgagggagatttgctggtgcgggcagtgatcggttgaatagcatgcatttagttttacttgcatttaagagcagttggaggtcacggaaggagagttgtatggcattgaagctcgtctggaggttagttaacagtgtccaaagaggggccagaagtatacagaatgtctgtgtagaggtgtattagagaatcaccagcagcaagagcaacatcattgatgtatacagagaagagtcggcccaaggtttgaaccctgtggcacccccatagactaccagaggtccggacaacaggccctccaatttgacacactgaactatatcagagaagtagttggtagaggcaatcatttgagaaaccaaggctgtcgagtctgccaataagaatgtggtgattgacagagtcgaaagccttggccaggtcgatgaatacagctgcacagtattgtctcttatcgatggcggttatgatgtcgtttaggaccttgagcttggctgaggtgcacccataaccagctctgaaaccagattgcatagcggagaaggtacggtgggattcgaaatggtcggtaatctgtttgttgacttggctttcgaagaccttagaaagacagggtaggatagatatagatctgtagcagtttgggtctagagtgtctccccctttgaagaggaggatgaccgcggcagctttccaatctttgggaatctcagacgatacaagaggttgaacaggctagttataggggttgcaacaatttcaacagatAAGTTGAGGGTCCaggttgtctagcccagctgatttgtaggggtccagattttcagctctttcagaacatcagctatctggatttgggtgaaggagaaatggtgggggctttggcgggttacTGTGGAGGGTGctgggcagttgaccggggtagccaggtggaaaccatggccagctgtagagatgcttattgaaattcttaattatagtggatttatcggttgtgacagtgtttcctagcctcagagcagtgggcagctgagaaacaagattctctggtctgatgaaatcaagattgaactctttggcatgaatgctaagtgtcacgtctggaggaaacctgacaccatccctacggtgaagcatggtggtggcagcatcatgctgtgggcatgtttttcagctgcagggagaCTAGTCCAGATTGAGGGGAAAGATGAAGAGagcagagatccttaatgaaaacctgctccagagcgctcaggacctccgactgaggtgacggttcaccttccaacaggacaatgaccataagcacacagtcaagacaacacaggagtggcttcgggacaagtctctgaatgtccttgagtggcccagccagagcccggacttgaacccgatctaacatctctggagagacctgaaaatagctgtgcagcgacgctcctcatccaacctgacagcgcttgagacgatctgcagagaagaacgggagaaactccccaaatagaggtgtgccaagcttgtagcgtcatatccaagaagactcaaggctgtaatcactgtcaaaggtgtttcaacaGAGTAAAgagtaagggtctgaatacttgtgatatttcagttttgtatgttgtgggtgaacagtacaggaggggactaagcacacacccctgaagggcccTGTTGAttgtcagcgtggcggatgttgcctaccctcaccaactggggggcggcccgtcaggaaatccaggatccagttacagtgGAAGGTGTTCAGtgccagggtcctgagcttggagggcaccatgttgttgaatgctgagctgtagtcaatgaacagcattttgaCTTTAATTTTGTCAAGGTGGGTAAGGGCAGTGTGGTGTGTGATagcttgcatcatctgtggatccgttgggccggtatgcaaattggagcagttcaacaaagtagtgagtaatgggtctgaatacttatgtaaatgtgatatttcctttattttttttataaatttgcaaaaatgtcaacctgtttttgctttgtcattatggggtattgtgtgtagattgagggggggggcagatttaatacattttagaataaggctgtggaaaaagtcaaggggtctgaatactttatgaacgTGCTGTAAGTTGCCATATGATCTGTTAATGTAATGGTACTGTGTTTTTCTGTCATGCATGTCTGAGCTGTATAACCAAAACAGTACATTAATTACTTGTGAATATTCCACCTGTAAGTGTTAACCCAGTTATTTGTTGTCCATGTTTCCTTATCAGACAAATCCCTGACAAGGTTGTTTTTGTCAAACATTTGAAAATAGAAGAATGAAATCCTTTGTTTTTGGCCATTATTTTCCCTAATTTGTATAACAAATGTTCCATTTCATCACAGGTTTAAATGGAAGGAGCCTACAAGCACCCAAACAAGGCCAGAAGCACTTGCCAACCAGGAGTGATGCTTTTCCTGTAGCAAAGAGGAAAAAAATAGGTAAT
Encoded proteins:
- the LOC139581060 gene encoding uncharacterized protein isoform X3; translation: MSLHMETLPDSSVISGETSPLKDSCHSSTPSQHSGISGEPRAKRWSSNQRTMLTPILQPIHLGFNGQKSRSPILSPMHASKIFRIQDETLPNCTGESLFEDTIDSCFLPMVEPTIGSSTMDLSHTPPENCISMKESFTKPEDANKDLQRGSNFCLSLQGSPTPTALRETISINSCSRASLEGTHDISAFEGSKESLHSLEHKVQNLTTNVAVSAVVRKSSVASFCHSNANVTHIICPDSEMSASCTVPLSSSTSGSLCDDKRVNNGTFELMVEPTLEPKTETNEPNVTTTALESVEISRPMKDTFEACPPMKFNTTTEQETYDGTKQLLNNTFRTNPHLNATTEPVTIVGNARPSFQTDHEPTKSSEVDVRDHTVQSQPGPSGRDGDPFTLDDTLELGPNFLLTSTPMVTSKALRKPERPSDVWKRLSSGFLPKPAKPPAVSKLATYRKTFLQPPSVTSNPKSLLPPLRSVSQLPSLTCPPKTKTAPVASAPSEPSSSAIPSTRCKTRADASGHAAVTVSQQASTESTSSSRRSTIAGLNGRSLQAPKQGQKHLPTRSDAFPVAKRKKIDGPDLSTCSKARACSAEPASGARCLKKPATNLKTVPAKKLIPGCANYVLLQQELETCRQENERLQAGCANYVLLQQELETCRQENERLQAELRNRDGMDL
- the LOC139581060 gene encoding uncharacterized protein isoform X1 yields the protein MSLHMETLPDSSVISGETSPLKDSCHSSTPSQHSGISGEPRAKRWSSNQRTMLTPILQPIHLGFNGQKSRSPILSPMHASKIFRIQDETLPNCTGESLFEDTIDSCFLPMVEPTIGSSTMDLSHTPPENCISMKESFTKPEDANKDLQRGSNFCLSLQGSPTPTALRETISINSCSRASLEGTHDISAFEGSKESLHSLEHKVQNLTTNVAVSAVVRKSSVASFCHSNANVTHIICPDSEMSASCTVPLSSSTSGSLCDDKRVNNGTFELMVEPTLEPKTETNEPNVTTTALESVEISRPMKDTFEACPPMKFNTTTEQETYDGTKQLLNNTFRTNPHLNATTEPVTIVGNARPSFQTDHEPTKSSEVDVRDHTVQSQPGPSGRDGDPFTLDDTLELGPNFLLTSTPMVTSKALRKPERPSDVWKRLSSGFLPKPAKPPAVSKLATYRKTFLQPPSVTSNPKSLLPPLRSVSQLPSLTCPPKTKTAPVASAPSEPSSSAIPSTRCKTRADASGHAAVTVSQQASTESTSSSRRSTIAESKLTSTGLRKPQSYGTQRSIASLRHPAVRAMATHSTENPSLSSGLNGRSLQAPKQGQKHLPTRSDAFPVAKRKKIDGPDLSTCSKARACSAEPASGARCLKKPATNLKTVPAKKLIPGCANYVLLQQELETCRQENERLQAGCANYVLLQQELETCRQENERLQAELRNRDGMDL
- the LOC139581060 gene encoding uncharacterized protein isoform X2, which translates into the protein MSLHMETLPDSSVISGETSPLKDSCHSSTPSQHSGISGEPRAKRWSSNQRTMLTPILQPIHLGFNGQKSRSPILSPMHASKIFRIQDETLPNCTGESLFEDTIDSCFLPMVEPTIGSSTMDLSHTPPENCISMKESFTKPEDANKDLQRGSNFCLSLQGSPTPTALRETISINSCSRASLEGTHDISAFEGSKESLHSLEHKVQNLTTNVAVSAVVRKSSVASFCHSNANVTHIICPDSEMSASCTVPLSSSTSGSLCDDKRVNNGTFELMVEPTLEPKTETNEPNVTTTALESVEISRPMKDTFEACPPMKFNTTTEQETYDGTKQLLNNTFRTNPHLNATTEPVTIVGNARPSFQTDHEPTKSSEVDVRDHTVQSQPGPSGRDGDPFTLDDTLELGPNFLLTSTPMVTSKALRKPERPSDVWKRLSSGFLPKPAKPPAVSKLATYRKTFLQPPSVTSNPKSLLPPLRSVSQLPSLTCPPKTKTAPVASAPSEPSSSAIPSTRCKTRADASGHAAVTVSQQASTESTSSSRRSTIAESKLTSTGLRKPQSYGTQRSIASLRHPAVRAMATHSTENPSLSSGLNGRSLQAPKQGQKHLPTRSDAFPVAKRKKIDGPDLSTCSKARACSAEPASGARCLKKPATNLKTVPAKKLIPGCANYVLLQQELETCRQENERLQAELRNRDGMDL